Genomic DNA from Pistricoccus aurantiacus:
GCGTCAGGCTGGCTTGCTGGTCATTATAGGAAATAGTTTTACCGCACTTTCGGTACGCCTCGATGCGTTCCTGGAGCGCGGCATTATAAAGCTGTTGATGCAGACGCAAGCACTCAAGCAGCGCGGATTGCTGCTTGGGTTTGGGATAAAGCTTGTAGGTGTACTTGCGTAATGTCATGCCTGAAATATAATTGGTTACCATGACCAAAACAACCTTGAAAGCACAGAATCACTGCGTTTACAGCATAAAGTACCATTTAGTTATGGTGACCAAGTATCGACGAAACGTCATTAATGCCGCGATCCTGGAACGCCTGACCGGACTCATCAGCGAGCGGATCATGGCCTGGGAAGGTGAGTTGATCGAGATAAACGGCGAACCGGATCATGTGCATATCCTGTTTGAGTTGCCACCAAAATTCGCCGTGTCCGACTTTGTGAACGCGCTCAAGACCGGCACCAGCCGACGAATCCGCAAGGAATTCTCGACGCATCTTCGCCCGTTTTATGGGAAACCGGTGTTCTGGTCTCGCTCTTACTGCGTGGTCACCTGCGAAGGCGCTCCGTTGTCGGTGATCAAGCAGTATATCGACAATCAGCGCGGGGCTTGACTCCCACCAATCAGAGATGGGAAGGAGAATGCGCCCCGCCGTTGTTCAACAAATGCGGCCAGACGAGCTTCGAGTCGAATTACTTGTCGTCATGCGCTCTCTTTTGCGTTGACTCTGGGCTCGATACGCACCAGATCCCGATAGGCATGCCAACTGGCGTGTCCCAGAATCGGCAGAATAAAGGCCAGGCCGATATAGAAGGTGACCAGTCCGATGATCACGCAGCCGGTTAATATCGCGCCCCACAGCAGCATGGGGCGGAAATTGTGCGCAACGCTGCGAATGCTCGCCTCGATTCCCTCCATGAAAGTCAGATCCTGATCCATCAGGGTGGGGATTGCCACTACGCTGACGGAGAAGGCGCCAAAGGCCACGGCCCCGCCGAGCACGGTACCCACCAGAATCATGCCCCAACCCTGCGGTGTGGTAAGCAGCGCCAGATAAAGTGTTGCCGGATCCGGTGCCATCAGACCGAAAAACAGCGCGAATAGAATAATCGCCAGATCGAACCAGGCCATGAAGAATAGCGCCAGAATCAGGCCCATCATCACTAGTTGACCTGTACGTCGGCCCCAGGCGCCGAAGGCGTCACTGACTTTTGGCGTCTCGCCACGCTCGAGCTTTTGACTGATCGCATAAGCGCCGACCGCAATCAGCGGACCCAACAGCATGAAACCGGCCATCAGCGGCAACAGGAAATGCCATAAATCCAGCGAGAAGACCACCAGCGTAATAAGGAAGCTCACCACTACCCAGAAGGCACCGTAGGTGAGACTTGCGCCCATGGCATCACGAAAGTCCTGCACTCCCGCCATGAGCCAGGCGCGAGGTCGCTCCATGTCTATCGTGTTGCTGGTGATTCTGATATTGCTGCGTTCGCTACGGCTCTTCGTTGTTGCCATCATGTAAACCCCTTACCCTTCTGGACAGGCTCGGGCCCGGTTCGGGCCGTGTTCAAGTTATGCGACAGGCGAGACCGGTGCGCCGACCTTCTTATCAATGTAGACGATAAGCAAAGTTACCGAGACCTCGGGCTATCAACGCACAATCATTACCGACATCTTGGCATGGTGCACTACATGCTCCGCGTTGGGTCCTAGCACGTAATCCGCGAACTTGCGCTTGGTGTGTGAGGCCATCACGATCAGGTCGACGTGCAATTTCCTGGCGGTCTTGACGATGGCTTCCCAGGGTGAGCCATCGGCGATGATGCACTGCACGTCCACGTCCTCGGGCACGTTTTCCTTGACGAAAGCCTGCTGAGCCTCGGAAAGCGCCTGACGTGTTTTCTCAGCGAATCCTTCGGGAAAATAAGAACCCACGATGGGCATGCGATAATCCGGCAGTACCGTCATGACGTGAAGCGACGCATCGAAGGTGCGACACAGCGCCAGGGCAGTGGGAAGCGCCTTCTTCCAGGACGCTTCTTCGTTCATATCTACCGCAAGCAGTATCTTGCTATACATGGTCATTTTCCTCTTAGGCAGCGGCTGGCTCGGTTGAATCGCGGCGTCGGCGACGCTGCAGCATCACGACCAGACCAAAGACCAGCAGCGCGGGTATCCACATCCATTCCTTGTTCCAGCGTTCCACCGGCGCCAGCACCTCGATGATTTCCTGATCGAAATCGAAGCCCAGGTCCGCGGCCTGGCTACCGAAAGTCACCATGTCGACGATCGCCCGGTCGTCTTCGGTGATCAACTCCAGGCCGAGATTCTCCAGCCGTTCGGCGCCGGTTTCTCCTTCCGGCACCGGCATCAGCATATAGGTCGTCAGTGAATCGCCGAAAGCGTCCTCTCCCTTGATCTGCAGGCGCAGGGTGCTGTCGGAATCCACGTTGCCCAAGGCCTGTTCGAACTGCGCCGGTGGAATCGAGCGGTAAGGATCGTGAATCATGTCCATCCAGAAACCGGGACGGAACAGGGCGAATGCCACCAGCAGCAGCAGGATGCTTTCGTACCAGCGATTGCGGGTCAGCATGTAGCCTTGAGTAGCGGCGGCAAAGATCAATATGGCGAAGGTGGCCACCAGGAAAATGACGATTCCCTGTAGCCAAGTCACATTGATCAGCAGCAGATCCGTGTTGAAGATGAACAGGAACGGCAGCGCCGCGGTACGCAGACTGTAGTAGAAGGCCTGGAAACCGGTACGGATCGGATCGCCGCCGGAAACCGCGGCGGCGGCGAAGGAGGCAAGGCCCACCGGAGGCGTCACGTCCGCCATGATACCGAAGTAGAACACGAACAGGTGTACGGCGATCAGGGGCACCAGCAGGCCGTTCTGCTCTCCCAAGGTGACGATGACCGGCGCCAATAGCGCGGAAACGACGATATAGTTGGCGGTGGTGGGCAGCCCCATGCCGAGGATCAGGCTGAGGATGGCGGTGAACAGCAGAATCAGCATCAGGTTGCCCATGGACAGGATCTCGACCACGTCCGCCAGTACCAGCCCCACCCCGGTTTGCGACACCGCGCCGACGATGATGCCGGCGGTGGCGGTGGCGATGCCGATACCGATCATGTTGCGAGCACCGGTAATCAGGCCGTCCCACAGATCGATGAAGCCAGCCTTGAATTCGTCTCCTAGATGCCCCTGGTTACGAAACAGGCTCAGCACCGGCCGCTGGGTCAGCATGATGAAGATCATCAATACCGTCGCCCAGAAGGCGGATAGTCCCGGGGACAGGCGTTCCACCATCAAACACCACACCAGCACCACCACCGGCAGGATGTATTGCAGCCCGACCATCACCGTAGGACGAGTCTGGGGTAGTTTCAGTACCGGAGAGTCCGGGTCATCGAGCTCGAGCTCCGGGTATTGCGAGCCCAGCTTGAGCAGCCCCACGTAGACGACGGCCAACACCACCGCCACCAGCCAGGGCGTGGCATCGCCGAGCACCGGCTTGAGCCAGCCCAGGCCGTAATAGACCGCGAAGGAAAGTCCCGCCAGCAGTAGAAAGCCTCCGAGGAAACCGATCAGTTTCTGGAGCAAGGGCTTGGGGGGGTTGCTGCTTTCCAGCCCCTGCATGTTCGCCTTTAGGGCTTCCAGGTGCACGATATACACCAGCGCGATATAGGAAATCAGCGCCGGCAGGAAGGCGTGTTTGATGACCTCCACATAGGAAATGCCCACGTATTCGACCATCAGGAAGGCCGCCGCCCCCATGACCGGCGGCATGATCTGGCCGTTGACGGAAGACGCCACCTCCACGGCGCCGGCCTTTTCCGCGGAAAAGCCGACCCGCTTCATCATGGGTACGGTAAAGGTACCGGTGGTCACCACGTTGGCGATGGAAGAGCCGGAAATCAGCCCGGTCATTCCGGAGGCGACCACCGCCGCCTTGGCGGGACCGCCGCGATAATGGCCGAGCAGGGAAAACGCCACCTTGATGAAATAGTTGCCGGCGCCGGCTTTATCGAGCATGGCACCGAACAGCACGAACAAGAAAACGAAGCTGGTGGAAACCCCGAGCGCGATCCCAAAGACCCCTTGAGTGGTCAGCCACTGGTGGTTGATCAGACCGTAAAGGCTGACGCCACGGTGAGCCAGAATGCCCGGCATATAAGGGCCGGCCAGGGAATAGATGATGAATACCAGTGCCACGATCATCAGCGGCGGACCCAGCGCTCGACGAGTGGCTTCGAGCAGCAGGATCAAGCCAGTGATGCCCACGATGACATCCTGAAGGATCGGCGCACCGGGGCGTTCGGCAAGATCCGCATAAAAGAGAAACATGTAGGCGCCGCAGAATGCCGCTACCGCTCCCAGCACCCAATCTTGAATGGGAATACGATCCCGGGGCGAGCGTTTCAGTGCCGGATAGGCCATATAGGCCAGAAATAGAGCGAAGGCCAGGTGAATCGAGCGAGACTCCGTGGCGTTGAAGACACCGAACCCCAGTATGAAAGGCAGCGGCGAAGCGATCCACAGCTGGAACAGCGACCACAGGGTTGCGACCCCCAGCAGGATCCTGCCCGGCACGCCTAGCGGTTTTCGCGCCCCGGTATCGGTAGAGGCGACCATATCGTCGAGGTCCAATGTCTCCGCCGCCGACGTCTTTTTCTTATCGCTCATAAGCTTATCCTTCCAGACAGAATGCAACCCCTTCCAACCAGAATGCGCGATCTCCGCCAGGAGATCGCGCATCATTTCCGGGAGCCTGGTTATCCCCTCAAGAATACTCTATCAAGAGCATCTTATATCACTCCTCGATCCAGCCCTGCTCCTGATAATAACGCTTGGCGCCCTCATGCAGCGGCGCGGTAAGGCCTTGGGCGATCATGTCTTCAGGATTGAGGTTTTCAAAGGCAGGGTGCAGACGCTTGAAGCGGTCGAAGTTCTCGAATACCGCCTTGACGGTCTGATACACCAGTTCCGGATCCGTATCCGTTGAAGAAACGAAGGTCGCGGCGACGCCGAAAGTCTCGGTGTCCTCGTCGTTCCCCTTGTAGAGGCCGCCCGGGATAGTCGACTTGGTGTAGTAAGGATGCTCTTCCACGAGCTTGTCGATTTCCGGTCCGGTCACCGGCACCAGATTGGCATCCACCGTGGTGGTGGCTTCCTGGATGGCACCGTTGGGATGGCCTACCACATAGGTCATGGCGTCGATATTGTTGTCCGCCAAGGCCGAAGCCATTTCCGCGGCATCCAACTGAGACGCCAGGGCGAAGGTATCCATGTTCCAGCCCTTGGCTTCCATGATCACGTCCATGGTATTGCGCTGGCCGGACCCCGGATTACCGATATTGACCCGCTTGCCTTCTAGGTCGTCGAGGTCTTGGATATTGGCATCCTTCCGGGCGAGTATCGTCAGCGGCTCGCCGTGCATGGTGAATACCGCGCGCAGATCCTTGAAGGCATCCCCCTTGTAATTGCCCTCGCCTTCATAGGCCTGGTACTGGACGTCGGACTGCACCACCCCCATGTTCAACTCGCCGGAACGAATACCGTTGACGTTGGCCACGGAGCCGCCGGTGGAAGGCGCGTTGCAGCGAATATTCTCCGCGCTGCGATTGACCATGCGGCAGACAGACTGGCCCACCACGTAATAGACGCCGGTCTGGCCTCCGGTGCCGATGGTGATGAACTGCTCGTCCTGAGCGACGGCGGAAGGCGCGAAGACGCTGGCTCCCAGCAAGGCACCGGTAAAGGCTGCGGCGGAAAAGACATGACGTTTCATAGAGACACCTCTTGGT
This window encodes:
- the tnpA gene encoding IS200/IS605 family transposase produces the protein MVTKYRRNVINAAILERLTGLISERIMAWEGELIEINGEPDHVHILFELPPKFAVSDFVNALKTGTSRRIRKEFSTHLRPFYGKPVFWSRSYCVVTCEGAPLSVIKQYIDNQRGA
- a CDS encoding DUF2189 domain-containing protein; the encoded protein is MMATTKSRSERSNIRITSNTIDMERPRAWLMAGVQDFRDAMGASLTYGAFWVVVSFLITLVVFSLDLWHFLLPLMAGFMLLGPLIAVGAYAISQKLERGETPKVSDAFGAWGRRTGQLVMMGLILALFFMAWFDLAIILFALFFGLMAPDPATLYLALLTTPQGWGMILVGTVLGGAVAFGAFSVSVVAIPTLMDQDLTFMEGIEASIRSVAHNFRPMLLWGAILTGCVIIGLVTFYIGLAFILPILGHASWHAYRDLVRIEPRVNAKESA
- a CDS encoding universal stress protein, which produces MYSKILLAVDMNEEASWKKALPTALALCRTFDASLHVMTVLPDYRMPIVGSYFPEGFAEKTRQALSEAQQAFVKENVPEDVDVQCIIADGSPWEAIVKTARKLHVDLIVMASHTKRKFADYVLGPNAEHVVHHAKMSVMIVR
- a CDS encoding TRAP transporter permease, producing the protein MSDKKKTSAAETLDLDDMVASTDTGARKPLGVPGRILLGVATLWSLFQLWIASPLPFILGFGVFNATESRSIHLAFALFLAYMAYPALKRSPRDRIPIQDWVLGAVAAFCGAYMFLFYADLAERPGAPILQDVIVGITGLILLLEATRRALGPPLMIVALVFIIYSLAGPYMPGILAHRGVSLYGLINHQWLTTQGVFGIALGVSTSFVFLFVLFGAMLDKAGAGNYFIKVAFSLLGHYRGGPAKAAVVASGMTGLISGSSIANVVTTGTFTVPMMKRVGFSAEKAGAVEVASSVNGQIMPPVMGAAAFLMVEYVGISYVEVIKHAFLPALISYIALVYIVHLEALKANMQGLESSNPPKPLLQKLIGFLGGFLLLAGLSFAVYYGLGWLKPVLGDATPWLVAVVLAVVYVGLLKLGSQYPELELDDPDSPVLKLPQTRPTVMVGLQYILPVVVLVWCLMVERLSPGLSAFWATVLMIFIMLTQRPVLSLFRNQGHLGDEFKAGFIDLWDGLITGARNMIGIGIATATAGIIVGAVSQTGVGLVLADVVEILSMGNLMLILLFTAILSLILGMGLPTTANYIVVSALLAPVIVTLGEQNGLLVPLIAVHLFVFYFGIMADVTPPVGLASFAAAAVSGGDPIRTGFQAFYYSLRTAALPFLFIFNTDLLLINVTWLQGIVIFLVATFAILIFAAATQGYMLTRNRWYESILLLLVAFALFRPGFWMDMIHDPYRSIPPAQFEQALGNVDSDSTLRLQIKGEDAFGDSLTTYMLMPVPEGETGAERLENLGLELITEDDRAIVDMVTFGSQAADLGFDFDQEIIEVLAPVERWNKEWMWIPALLVFGLVVMLQRRRRRDSTEPAAA
- a CDS encoding TAXI family TRAP transporter solute-binding subunit; amino-acid sequence: MKRHVFSAAAFTGALLGASVFAPSAVAQDEQFITIGTGGQTGVYYVVGQSVCRMVNRSAENIRCNAPSTGGSVANVNGIRSGELNMGVVQSDVQYQAYEGEGNYKGDAFKDLRAVFTMHGEPLTILARKDANIQDLDDLEGKRVNIGNPGSGQRNTMDVIMEAKGWNMDTFALASQLDAAEMASALADNNIDAMTYVVGHPNGAIQEATTTVDANLVPVTGPEIDKLVEEHPYYTKSTIPGGLYKGNDEDTETFGVAATFVSSTDTDPELVYQTVKAVFENFDRFKRLHPAFENLNPEDMIAQGLTAPLHEGAKRYYQEQGWIEE